One window of Quercus robur chromosome 5, dhQueRobu3.1, whole genome shotgun sequence genomic DNA carries:
- the LOC126726780 gene encoding pentatricopeptide repeat-containing protein At4g21300-like: protein MSYSHKLLFSAMSKRFTRISSPNFIHTITNCNHIEHSRVLYSNAEQQASPTQLQSILQACSGPSVLQQGRQVHAQVIVSGYTYSNNNGLLVAKLLGMYVLCGSFVDAKNVFYKLELRSSAWSWNWMIRGFTMMGWFDFALLFYFKMLGCGISPDKYTFPCVIKACGGLNNVRLGKLVHQTIRLTGFEFDVFVGSSLIKLYAENGCIGDARYLFDKMPHKDCVMWNIMLNGYVKNADSSSALQMFLGMRYSDIRPNSVTFACILSVCASEAMVVLGTQLHGLVIRCGLELDSPVANTLLAMYSKCQKLFDACELFDRMPQTDLVTWNGMISGFVQNGCMGEASHLFREMISIGVKPDSITFASFLPSVTESACLKQGKEIHGYIVRHGVPLDVFLKSALIDIYLKCRKVEMACKLFSQSSTADVVVCTTMISGLALNAMNTDALDIFRWLLKEKMRPNSVTLASVLPACAGLAALNLGKELHCNILKNGLDGRCHVGSAITDMYAKCGRLDLAHHTFERMSEKDSVCWNSMITSYSQNGKPEEAINLFHQMGKGGTKYDCVSISAALSACAALSSLHYGKEIHGFMIKGAFSSDLFAESALIDMYAKCGNLDSARSVFDMMQGKNEVSWNSIISAYGNHGHLKDSLTLFHEMLENGIQPDHVTFLAIISACAHAGQVDNGAHYFRCMTEEYGIPARMEHYACMVDLFGRAGRLNKAFETIKSMPFTPDAGVWGTLLGACRVHGNVELAEVASRHLFDLDPQNSGYYVLLSNIHADAGQWGSVHKIRSLMKERQVQKVPGYSWIDINNITHIFSAADGSHPQSAEIYSLLNNLLLELRKEGYVPQLYLPMHPQTMGL, encoded by the coding sequence ATGTCTTATTCCCACAAACTCTTATTTTCAGCTATGTCTAAACGCTTTACACGAATCTCATCACCCAACTTCATACACACCATTACCAACTGTAACCACATTGAACATTCACGTGTGCTTTACTCGAATGCTGAACAACAGGCTTCGCCAACCCAGTTACAATCAATCTTGCAAGCTTGTTCTGGCCCTTCTGTTCTTCAACAAGGTAGACAGGTTCATGCCCAGGTCATTGTCAGTGGATATACTTATAGCAACAACAATGGTCTTCTGGTTGCAAAGCTTTTGGGCATGTATGTTCTTTGTGGCAGTTTTGTGGATGCTAAGAACGTGTTCTATAAGCTTGAACTCAGGTCTTCGGCTTGGTCTTGGAATTGGATGATTAGAGGGTTTACAATGATGGGTTGGTTTGATTTTGCCTTGTTGTTTTACTTTAAGATGTTGGGTTGTGGTATTTCTCCGGATAAGTATACTTTTCCTTGTGTGATAAAGGCTTGTGGTGGTTTGAATAATGTAAGGTTGGGTAAGTTAGTTCACCAAACAATTCGGTTGACGGGTTTTGAGTTTGATGTGTTTGTGGGTAGTTCTTTGATCAAATTGTATGCAGAGAATGGTTGTATCGGTGATGCGCGGTATTTGTTCGATAAAATGCCTCATAAAGATTGTGTAATGTGGAACATTATGCTTAATGGTTATGTAAAAAATGCAGATAGTAGTAGTGCTCTGCAAATGTTTTTGGGAATGAGATATAGTGACATTAGGCCCAATTCAGTGACATTTGCTTGTATATTGTCTGTTTGTGCCTCAGAAGCAATGGTTGTTTTGGGGACCCAGCTTCATGGACTTGTTATTAGGTGTGGGTTGGAGTTGGATTCTCCTGTGGCTAACACATTGTTAGCTATGTATTCGAAATGCCAGAAACTGTTTGATGCATGTGAGCTATTTGATAGGATGCCGCAAACTGATTTGGTAACTTGGAATGGAATGATTTCCGGATTTGTACAAAATGGGTGTATGGGCGAGGCCTCACATTTGTTTCGTGAGATGATATCTATTGGTGTCAAACCAGACTCGATCACCTTTGCAAGTTTCCTTCCATCAGTGACTGAATCCGCATGTCTCAAACAAGGTAAGGAAATTCATGGTTACATAGTAAGACATGGTGTGCCTTTGGATGTATTCTTGAAGAGTGCACTTATTGATATATACTTAAAGTGCAGGAAAGTGGAGATGGCATGCAAACTTTTTAGCCAAAGCAGCACAGCTGATGTCGTTGTTTGCACGACTATGATTTCAGGGCTTGCACTTAACGCAATGAATACTGACGCTTTAGACATTTTCAGGTGGTTACTGAAGGAGAAGATGAGACCGAATTCTGTAACACTGGCAAGTGTTCTGCCGGCTTGTGCTGGTTTGGCTGCCCTGAACTTGGGGAAGGAATTGCATTGTAACATACTCAAGAATGGGCTTGATGGGAGGTGTCATGTTGGAAGCGCGATTACAGACATGTATGCTAAATGTGGAAGGTTGGATCTTGCTCATCATACTTTTGAAAGGATGTCAGAAAAGGATAGTGTGTGTTGGAACTCAATGATCACAAGCTATTCCCAGAATGGTAAACCAGAAGAGGCCATCAATCTTTTTCATCAAATGGGGAAGGGAGGAACCAAGTATGATTGTGTAAGCATTTCAGCTGCACTATCTGCTTGTGCAGCCTTATCATCACTGCATTATGGGAAAGAGATCCATGGTTTCATGATTAAAGGTGCATTCAGCTCTGACCTTTTTGCTGAGAGCGCACTGATAGACATGTACGCTAAATGTGGAAACTTGGATTCTGCTCGCTCTGTGTTTGACATGATGCAAGGGAAGAATGAAGTTTCTTGGAATAGCATAATTTCTGCTTATGGGAACCACGGTCATCTCAAGGACTCTCTCACTCTATTCCATGAAATGTTGGAAAATGGAATTCAGCCTGATCATGTCACCTTTCTTGCAATAATTTCTGCTTGTGCTCATGCTGGCCAAGTTGACAACGGAGCTCATTACTTCCGTTGCATGACTGAGGAATATGGAATTCCAGCACGGATGGAGCATTATGCATGTATGGTAGATTTGTTTGGACGTGCTGGTCGGTTGAATAAAGCATTTGAAACTATAAAGAGTATGCCATTCACTCCAGATGCTGGTGTTTGGGGGACATTGCTTGGTGCTTGTCGAGTCCATGGCAATGTTGAACTTGCTGAAGTAGCTTCTAGACATCTTTTTGATTTAGACCCACAAAATTCTGGCTACTATGTGTTGCTTTCAAACATACATGCTGATGCTGGACAGTGGGGGAGTGTGCATAAGATACGGAGTTTGATGAAAGAAAGACAAGTTCAGAAGGTACCTGGGTACAGCTGGATTGACATCAATAACATCACCCATATTTTTTCTGCTGCAGATGGAAGTCATCCACAATCTGCTGAGATCTATTCACTACTCAATAATCTTCTTCTAGAGCTAAGAAAAGAGGGCTATGTTCCTCAGCTTTACCTTCCAATGCACCCACAAACCATGGGATTGTGA
- the LOC126726782 gene encoding protein LIGHT-DEPENDENT SHORT HYPOCOTYLS 4-like, translated as MAAAVAAAAAAASLSRYNNNNNNNSSTSATQNHQNHHQLGLVVPPVMSRYESQKRRDWNTFGQYLKNHRPPLTLSRCSGAHVLEFLRYLDQFGKTKVHTESCPFFGHPNPPAPCPCPLKQAWGSLDALIGRLRAAFEENGGQPETNPFGVRAVRLYLREVRDAQAKARGIGYDKKKRTRKPHVTTDSEAYGSI; from the coding sequence ATGGCAGCAGCTGTGGCGGCAGCAGCAGCCGCAGCCTCTCTGAGCcgctacaacaacaacaacaacaacaacagttCAACCTCTGCGACCCAAAAccaccaaaaccaccaccaaTTAGGTTTAGTGGTACCTCCAGTAATGAGTCGCTATGAGTCCCAGAAGCGGCGAGACTGGAACACCTTTGGTCAGTACCTGAAGAACCACCGTCCACCACTGACTCTCTCACGGTGCAGTGGTGCCCATGTCCTCGAATTCCTACGCTACCTCGACCAGTTCGGCAAGACCAAAGTCCACACTGAGAGCTGCCCTTTTTTCGGGCACCCAAACCCACCAGCACCATGTCCATGTCCATTGAAACAAGCTTGGGGTAGCCTTGATGCTCTCATAGGTCGCCTTCGTGCTGCCTTTGAAGAGAACGGTGGGCAGCCTGAGACTAACCCCTTTGGTGTAAGAGCTGTGAGGCTGTACCTTAGGGAAGTCAGGGATGCTCAGGCTAAGGCTAGAGGGATTGGCTATGACAAAAAGAAGCGTACCAGGAAACCACACGTCACTACGGATTCGGAGGCCTATGGTTCTATCTAG